A genomic window from Cyanobacteria bacterium GSL.Bin1 includes:
- a CDS encoding zinc-binding dehydrogenase, which yields MKSVMLKDRFGIDCLQLVSTPFPKLGSQDILVKMQAASLNFVDLLLVEGNLNPDLSLPLIPVSDGAGIIEAIGDEVKEFHPGDRVVTTYIPNWIGGRYTAESSHLNARPGSGLYPGQLTEYRCFRAHELIRVPAFLSLAEASTLPIAALTAWNALAYSKAKPGDTVLLHGTGGVSIFALQFAKATGLKVIITSSSDEKLSHAQALGADYLINYRSDPEWVTAVFEATSGDGTDLIIETVGGQNLNKSLEALRVDGHISLVGFLEGQQSALDLVTLNLKRAKIHGLSVGSRQDFADMLRAMSANTIRPIIDQIFPFQATPEAFQYLASGQHFGKVVIEF from the coding sequence ATGAAATCAGTAATGTTGAAAGACAGATTTGGCATTGATTGTCTTCAACTTGTTTCTACCCCTTTTCCTAAACTGGGTTCTCAAGATATTCTCGTGAAAATGCAAGCCGCTTCGCTCAATTTTGTCGATCTGCTTCTGGTTGAAGGCAACCTTAATCCTGATTTATCTTTGCCTTTGATTCCAGTTTCCGATGGGGCTGGAATTATCGAAGCAATCGGCGATGAAGTGAAGGAATTTCACCCTGGTGATCGTGTAGTCACCACTTACATTCCAAACTGGATTGGTGGTCGCTATACAGCGGAAAGTTCCCACTTGAACGCTCGTCCAGGGTCAGGACTCTACCCCGGTCAATTAACTGAATATCGATGCTTTCGAGCCCATGAATTAATCAGAGTTCCTGCCTTTTTGAGCCTAGCTGAAGCATCAACATTGCCCATCGCAGCTCTCACCGCCTGGAATGCTCTGGCTTACAGCAAAGCAAAACCCGGAGATACGGTTCTTCTGCATGGCACAGGCGGCGTTTCTATTTTTGCCCTACAGTTTGCTAAAGCAACTGGGCTAAAAGTCATCATTACTTCCAGTAGTGATGAAAAACTGTCACACGCTCAAGCCTTGGGAGCCGATTACTTAATTAACTATCGCAGTGATCCAGAATGGGTAACTGCTGTCTTCGAGGCAACAAGCGGAGATGGAACCGATTTAATTATCGAGACAGTTGGCGGTCAAAATCTTAATAAAAGTCTGGAGGCTTTGCGGGTGGACGGTCATATTTCCCTTGTGGGCTTTCTGGAGGGTCAACAAAGCGCTCTTGATTTAGTAACCCTCAACCTCAAACGAGCCAAAATTCATGGGCTAAGCGTTGGCAGTCGCCAAGACTTTGCCGATATGCTCAGGGCGATGTCGGCTAACACAATTCGACCCATTATTGATCAAATCTTTCCTTTCCAAGCAACGCCAGAGGCTTTTCAATACCTGGCATCAGGTCAACATTTCGGTAAAGTTGTTATCGAGTTTTAG
- a CDS encoding GNAT family N-acetyltransferase, translating to MSAKLVTYRSYWKDSFEYLNRLWLEEFFEVESADEAVFKDPYSSIIEPGGQIFFILDHEIPVGTCAVIPLSTDEFELSKMAVEPAYRCQGYGARLMEAALNFAREAGAQKITLSTHTKLSNAIRLYQRYGFRKIPYTQESRYKKCNVRMELSLKTIS from the coding sequence ATGAGCGCCAAACTTGTCACCTACCGTTCTTATTGGAAAGACTCTTTTGAATATCTCAACCGTCTTTGGCTAGAAGAGTTTTTTGAAGTCGAATCCGCAGATGAAGCTGTCTTCAAAGATCCCTACTCATCTATCATTGAACCTGGCGGACAGATTTTCTTCATCCTGGATCATGAGATTCCTGTGGGAACTTGCGCTGTCATTCCCTTAAGCACTGATGAATTTGAACTATCGAAAATGGCAGTTGAGCCAGCTTACCGTTGCCAAGGCTATGGCGCCAGATTGATGGAAGCAGCACTAAACTTTGCTCGTGAAGCTGGCGCTCAAAAGATTACTTTGAGCACACATACTAAACTCTCTAATGCCATTCGTTTGTATCAACGCTATGGATTCCGGAAGATTCCATATACTCAGGAGTCTCGTTATAAAAAATGTAATGTTCGCATGGAGCTTTCCTTAAAAACCATTTCTTAG
- a CDS encoding NAD-dependent epimerase/dehydratase family protein, with product MNHSMKALIAGASGIIGQGTARALKHHGAAVKGLARKPISGLDTVQTDLRDREAAFQAIKDKAAETTHLFYAALAPHPNLSVEAQQNAQMLDHLVSALEEANAPLERIVIYQGFKIYGIHLPGAVVPTPAREDDASHLPPNLYQAQEAILAQRAASASWDYVVLRPDLVVDGNIYGNPMNIALVVGVFAELSRELGIPLRYPGTNVAYKVLMQFTDADLLGRASVWAATTPEAGGEVFNVTNGDVFRWERLWPDIADYLVLEIAPPIPLPLTEHMADKGEVWQRLAERHGLVEPNLDQLVGWAFGDLLFNTETDIISDVNKLRRFGFIETADARQTMLNALDQLKAKHIIP from the coding sequence ATGAATCATTCTATGAAAGCACTCATTGCCGGCGCCAGCGGCATTATCGGACAGGGTACAGCGCGGGCTCTAAAGCATCATGGGGCGGCTGTCAAAGGACTTGCCCGCAAACCGATCTCTGGTTTAGACACAGTACAAACCGATCTGCGCGATCGCGAAGCCGCATTTCAAGCAATCAAAGACAAAGCTGCCGAGACAACTCACCTGTTCTACGCGGCGCTAGCACCTCATCCCAATTTGAGTGTTGAGGCCCAACAAAATGCCCAAATGCTCGATCATTTGGTCAGCGCTCTAGAAGAAGCCAACGCTCCCCTCGAAAGGATCGTTATCTATCAGGGATTCAAAATTTACGGCATCCATTTGCCGGGCGCTGTGGTGCCGACTCCTGCAAGAGAAGACGATGCCAGCCATTTGCCCCCCAATCTCTATCAGGCTCAGGAAGCTATTCTCGCTCAGCGGGCTGCGAGCGCCTCATGGGACTATGTGGTGTTGCGTCCGGATCTGGTCGTTGACGGCAATATCTACGGCAACCCGATGAACATTGCGCTAGTAGTGGGCGTATTTGCAGAACTGTCCCGTGAATTGGGGATTCCCCTGCGCTACCCGGGAACGAATGTTGCCTACAAAGTGCTAATGCAGTTTACTGATGCCGATTTGCTGGGGCGAGCTAGCGTTTGGGCGGCGACCACTCCAGAAGCAGGGGGCGAGGTGTTCAATGTCACTAATGGCGATGTGTTCCGCTGGGAAAGGCTTTGGCCCGACATTGCCGATTATCTGGTCTTAGAGATCGCTCCTCCGATACCGCTTCCCTTGACGGAGCATATGGCTGACAAAGGGGAAGTCTGGCAACGTTTAGCTGAACGCCATGGCTTGGTTGAACCGAATCTGGATCAGTTGGTGGGCTGGGCATTTGGCGATCTGCTGTTCAACACTGAAACCGACATTATTTCTGATGTCAACAAACTGCGCCGGTTTGGGTTTATCGAAACAGCAGACGCTCGCCAGACTATGCTGAATGCTCTTGACCAGTTAAAAGCCAAACACATCATTCCGTAG